The uncultured Eubacteriales bacterium region GCGGCAGCAGATTGCGGGGGTGGACTGCGGCGTATGGCGGCAGCGGCTCGATGAGGTCCTGGCCCTTCCGGGCGCGGCGGAGGTTCGCGCCTGCTTGAGCCGTTTTCATCAATAAAGACAGCGTGAGGGAGGGGTTGGGCACCCAGCCTAAAAGCTGTTTTTATACACAAGGCCTGTGGTAGTGCACAAGGTATTTGTGGTAAAGAAGGTCGATCTATGGAAATCGCGAGCGTACAGGTAAAAAACAAGATGGGGCTGCACGCCAGACCCATCGCCAAGCTGGTAAAGGTATCCGAGTCTATTAGCTCCATCGTCAAGCTGCGCACAGCGCGGGCTACGGCGAACATCTCAAATATATATGAACTGATGGCGCTGGGGCTGGAATGCGGCGACCAGGTGGACGTTCTCGTCGAGGGCGGCGACGCCGTAAGCGATCTCGCCCACATCAAGGAACTGTTTGAAACCAGCTTTGGAGAGGAATGACAGGGCAAAATCATATTTGTATTGGAGGAGAAACATGGACACCAATCTTGTGGCGTTCTCGCTGATCGCTGAAGCGGGAAACGCGAAAAGTCTGGCGATTCAGGCCATCAATCAGGGCCTAAACAGGGAGTTTACGCAGGCGGAGGACTCCATCGAGGAGTGTGAGCAGTCCCTCATCGCCGCCCACGGCAAGCAGACCGAGCTGCTCCGCGGGGAGATGGCGGGTCAGAGTGCGGAGGTGACCTTGATGATGGTCCACGCGCAGGACCACTTGAATGGCGCCCTGTTGCTCAAGGATTTGTCGAAACTCCTGCTGAAGATGAGCCGTCAGATCGCCGCGTTGGAAGGAGAGAAAAATCAGTGACAAAAATTCTTCTTGTCTGTTCCGAGGGAATGTCCACCAGCATGCTGGTGCAGAAAATGCGTGAGGCGGCCGATAAGCAGGGCGTCGAGGCCGATATCAACGCTGTGGCCGAGGTAGCGCTCAAAAAGCACATCGCGGGC contains the following coding sequences:
- a CDS encoding putative phosphocarrier protein HPr (Evidence 3 : Function proposed based on presence of conserved amino acid motif, structural feature or limited homology), whose protein sequence is MEIASVQVKNKMGLHARPIAKLVKVSESISSIVKLRTARATANISNIYELMALGLECGDQVDVLVEGGDAVSDLAHIKELFETSFGEE
- a CDS encoding Phosphotransferase system PTS lactose/cellobiose-specific IIA subunit; this encodes MDTNLVAFSLIAEAGNAKSLAIQAINQGLNREFTQAEDSIEECEQSLIAAHGKQTELLRGEMAGQSAEVTLMMVHAQDHLNGALLLKDLSKLLLKMSRQIAALEGEKNQ